In the genome of Pseudoliparis swirei isolate HS2019 ecotype Mariana Trench chromosome 3, NWPU_hadal_v1, whole genome shotgun sequence, one region contains:
- the LOC130192020 gene encoding beta-crystallin A1-like: MAQTNPIAMGPWKITVYDQEYFQGRRMEFTACCQNIMECGMENIRSLKIECGAWVGFEHSSFCGQQFVLEKGDYPRFEAYSGSNSYRIERMMSFRPICGANHKDSRMTIFEKENMTGRQFELCDDYPSLQAMGWMNNEVGSMHIQSGAFVCYQFPGYRGYQYIMESDCRGGEYKCYREFGSHSQTPQIQSIRRIQH, translated from the exons atggCTCAGACAAATCCCATAGCCATGGGCCCTTGGAAG aTCACCGTGTACGATCAGGAGTACTTCCAGGGCAGGCGTATGGAGTTCACCGCCTGCTGCCAGAACATCATGGAGTGTGGGATGGAGAATATCCGCTCCCTGAAGATCGAGTGTGGCGC CTGGGTGGGCTTCGAGCACTCTAGCTTCTGCGGCCAGCAGTTTGTCCTGGAGAAGGGAGACTACCCTCGCTTCGAGGCCTACAGTGGCAGCAACTCCTACCGCATTGAGAGGATGATGTCCTTCAGGCCCATCTGCGGTGCT AACCACAAGGATTCCCGCATGACCATCTTTGAGAAGGAGAATATGACTGGGCGTCAGTTCGAGCTGTGCGATGACTACCCCTCTCTGCAGGCTATGGGATGGATGAACAACGAGGTCGGATCCATGCACATCCAGAGCGGAGC CTTTGTGTGCTACCAGTTCCCTGGCTACCGTGGCTACCAGTACATCATGGAGAGTGACTGTCGCGGAGGAGAGTACAAGTGTTACCGTGAGTTTGGCTCCCACTCCCAGACTCCCCAGATCCAGTCCATCAGGAGGATCCAGCACTAA